One Thalassotalea hakodatensis DNA segment encodes these proteins:
- the secA gene encoding preprotein translocase subunit SecA: MFVKLMTKLFGSRNDRLIKQMRKEVEKINALEPAIEALSDEELKAKTAEFKTRLSNNETLDAILPEAFAVVREASKRVFGMRHFDVQMIGGMVLNDGKVAEMRTGEGKTLTATLPSYLNALTGKGVHVVTVNDYLAKRDADWSRPLFEFLGLTVGCNIPGMSPPDKKAAYEADVTYGTNNEFGFDYLRDNMAFSPEERVQKPLNFAVVDEVDSILIDEARTPLIISGAAEDSSELYRSINELVPTLDIQSEEDKDEETGQSADFVEGDFTVDEKAKQIYLTERGQIRIEQILQEKGLIEEGDSLFSASNITLLHHVMAALRAHKLFQKDVDYIVKDDEIIIVDEHTGRTMEGRRWSEGLHQAVEAKEGVNIQNENQTLASITFQNFFRIYTKLSGMTGTADTEAFEFNHIYSLETVVIPTNQPMVRKDMADLIYLTAEEKFEAILEDIQDCVKRGQPVLVGTISIETSEFLSSFLKKAKIKHKVLNAKFHQEEADIVAQAGKVGAVTIATNMAGRGTDIVLGGNLDSAIAALKNPSEEKIAKVKEEWQEEHDKVLELGGLHIVATERHESRRIDNQLRGRSGRQGDPGSTRFYLSMEDSLMRIFASERITNMMRKLGMERGEAIEHPWVTKSIENAQRKVEGRNFDIRKQLLEFDDVANDQRKVIYEQRNELMDEADIKEVIANIRTDVVNSVIEQHIPPQSLEEMWDIPGLEERLKGDFAVEMPIAQWLEEDTKLHEETLREKILETIEQEYQTKEEMVGPDVLRQFEKAVMLQSLDSHWKEHLAAMDHLRQGIGLRGYAQKNPKQEYKRESFELFSEMLDNLKHDVIGILSKVRIQAESDVEAVEEQHRKSDEAPKAFTHESASEPASENAIPRVGRNEPCPCGSGKKYKQCHGKLS, translated from the coding sequence CTTATCAAACAAATGCGCAAAGAAGTAGAAAAAATAAATGCCTTAGAACCAGCTATCGAAGCGTTGAGCGACGAAGAACTAAAAGCAAAAACTGCTGAGTTTAAAACCCGATTATCAAACAATGAAACGTTAGATGCTATATTGCCAGAAGCGTTTGCTGTTGTACGTGAAGCAAGTAAACGTGTGTTTGGCATGCGTCATTTCGATGTACAGATGATCGGTGGTATGGTGCTTAATGACGGTAAAGTTGCTGAGATGCGAACCGGTGAAGGTAAAACACTTACAGCAACCTTACCCTCGTATCTAAATGCATTAACTGGTAAGGGCGTTCATGTTGTTACGGTCAATGATTACCTAGCAAAGCGTGATGCTGACTGGTCTCGTCCATTATTTGAATTTTTAGGATTGACGGTTGGTTGCAATATACCTGGTATGTCTCCTCCTGATAAAAAAGCTGCATACGAAGCTGATGTTACCTATGGTACCAATAACGAATTTGGTTTTGATTATCTTCGCGATAACATGGCATTCTCTCCTGAAGAACGGGTACAAAAACCGTTAAACTTTGCTGTTGTTGATGAAGTTGACTCAATTTTAATTGATGAAGCGCGTACACCATTGATTATTTCTGGAGCAGCAGAAGATAGTTCTGAACTATATCGTTCAATCAATGAATTAGTGCCAACACTTGATATACAGAGTGAAGAAGACAAAGATGAAGAAACTGGTCAATCTGCCGATTTTGTTGAAGGTGACTTTACCGTTGATGAAAAAGCTAAACAAATTTATTTAACGGAACGTGGTCAAATTCGTATTGAGCAAATATTGCAAGAAAAAGGCTTAATTGAAGAAGGCGATTCATTATTCTCTGCAAGTAATATTACGTTATTACATCATGTAATGGCTGCACTGCGCGCGCACAAGTTGTTCCAAAAAGATGTTGATTATATTGTTAAAGATGATGAGATCATTATTGTTGACGAACACACGGGTCGTACGATGGAAGGCCGTCGCTGGTCAGAAGGTTTACACCAAGCTGTAGAAGCGAAAGAAGGGGTAAATATTCAAAATGAAAACCAAACATTAGCATCTATTACCTTCCAAAACTTTTTCCGTATTTATACCAAACTTTCAGGTATGACAGGTACTGCGGATACCGAAGCTTTTGAGTTTAATCATATTTATAGTTTAGAAACTGTGGTTATTCCAACCAACCAGCCAATGGTGCGAAAAGACATGGCTGACTTGATTTATTTAACGGCAGAAGAAAAATTTGAAGCAATTTTAGAAGATATTCAAGATTGTGTGAAACGAGGCCAGCCAGTACTTGTTGGTACCATTAGTATCGAAACCTCTGAATTTCTATCTTCATTTTTGAAAAAAGCTAAAATTAAACATAAAGTGTTGAATGCTAAATTTCACCAAGAAGAAGCTGACATAGTAGCTCAAGCAGGTAAAGTTGGCGCAGTAACAATTGCCACTAATATGGCGGGTCGTGGTACAGATATCGTTTTAGGCGGTAATTTAGACTCTGCCATTGCAGCGCTTAAAAATCCAAGTGAAGAAAAAATTGCCAAAGTAAAAGAAGAATGGCAGGAAGAACACGATAAAGTACTTGAGTTAGGCGGCTTACATATTGTCGCAACAGAACGTCATGAATCACGCCGTATTGATAACCAATTACGTGGTCGCTCGGGTCGTCAAGGTGATCCAGGTTCTACACGTTTTTATCTTTCGATGGAAGATTCGTTAATGCGAATTTTCGCCTCTGAACGTATTACTAATATGATGCGTAAATTAGGCATGGAACGTGGCGAAGCAATTGAACACCCTTGGGTGACAAAGAGCATTGAAAATGCTCAACGTAAAGTTGAAGGTCGCAACTTTGACATTCGTAAGCAACTATTAGAATTTGATGATGTAGCGAATGATCAACGTAAAGTTATTTATGAGCAACGCAATGAATTAATGGATGAAGCAGACATTAAAGAAGTGATTGCTAATATTAGAACTGATGTTGTTAATAGCGTTATTGAACAACATATTCCGCCACAATCTCTTGAAGAAATGTGGGATATTCCAGGGTTAGAAGAGCGCTTAAAAGGTGACTTTGCGGTTGAAATGCCAATCGCTCAATGGCTTGAAGAAGACACAAAACTGCACGAAGAAACGTTACGTGAGAAAATTCTTGAGACCATTGAACAAGAGTATCAAACAAAAGAAGAAATGGTTGGCCCTGATGTATTGCGTCAATTTGAAAAAGCCGTGATGTTACAAAGTTTAGATTCACATTGGAAAGAACATTTAGCAGCGATGGATCATTTAAGACAAGGTATTGGCTTACGTGGTTATGCGCAAAAAAATCCTAAGCAAGAATACAAACGTGAGTCGTTTGAACTGTTTTCAGAGATGCTAGATAACCTTAAACATGATGTAATTGGAATTTTAAGCAAAGTAAGAATTCAAGCTGAATCTGATGTTGAAGCCGTTGAAGAGCAACATAGAAAATCAGACGAAGCACCTAAAGCTTTTACTCATGAATCAGCAAGTGAACCGGCAAGTGAAAACGCGATACCACGAGTTGGTCGTAATGAACCTTGTCCCTGTGGTTCAGGTAAAAAGTATAAACAATGTCATGGCAAGTTAAGCTAA
- the mutT gene encoding 8-oxo-dGTP diphosphatase MutT, whose protein sequence is MSTKVKQVHVAVGVIINGDQIFLTKRLNNAHQGGKWEFPGGKVEQGESVAGALYRELQEEIAIDVLSCIPLIKVSHDYGDKSVLLDVYIIDNYQGEPCAQEGQGEGWYQVAALKTLEFPKANEAIIDAVVAWFQSNNQ, encoded by the coding sequence ATGAGTACAAAGGTAAAACAAGTTCATGTTGCCGTAGGTGTTATTATTAATGGCGATCAAATATTTCTAACTAAACGCCTCAACAACGCGCATCAAGGCGGTAAATGGGAATTTCCGGGTGGTAAAGTTGAACAAGGTGAAAGTGTTGCTGGAGCACTGTATAGAGAACTACAAGAAGAAATAGCGATTGATGTACTATCATGCATCCCGTTAATTAAGGTATCACATGACTACGGTGATAAAAGTGTATTGCTTGACGTGTATATTATTGATAATTACCAAGGTGAACCTTGTGCTCAAGAAGGCCAAGGTGAAGGTTGGTATCAAGTAGCAGCACTAAAAACCCTTGAGTTCCCTAAGGCAAATGAAGCGATTATTGATGCTGTGGTTGCTTGGTTTCAAAGCAACAATCAGTGA
- the yacG gene encoding DNA gyrase inhibitor YacG, with amino-acid sequence MTINVNCPTCQKDVIWQASSKFRPFCSERCRLIDLGDWADENHKITQPIQQDVPLTEEMIDQLEEEVLQHSKFFIEPE; translated from the coding sequence ATGACCATAAACGTGAATTGCCCAACCTGTCAAAAAGACGTAATTTGGCAAGCATCAAGTAAATTCAGACCTTTTTGCAGCGAGCGCTGTCGCTTAATTGATCTTGGCGATTGGGCCGACGAAAATCATAAAATCACTCAACCAATTCAGCAAGATGTTCCTCTGACTGAAGAAATGATCGACCAACTCGAAGAAGAAGTATTACAACACAGCAAATTTTTCATCGAACCCGAATGA
- the zapD gene encoding cell division protein ZapD — protein sequence MTSILYEHPLNERIRNYLKLEQLFAQVEECLTLDISLSHQVFFNALFAILDTLERNDIRGDLIKDLEKLEQNLVVWSKSPDIDNSALQDTLRETVALLSQLKSPSPQWLQLKDDKFLATLKQRFAMQGGSSSFDLPQLRFWLVQPEQQTREQQSVWLSLLENMYQALALILKFIRQRGSYEQINTNNGFYQESGDGLLLLRMKVPEGAEYYPTVSGNRIRYSIRFMCPCEQTGRKYCDLAIPFELARC from the coding sequence ATGACTAGCATTTTATACGAACACCCTTTGAACGAACGGATCAGAAACTATTTAAAGCTCGAGCAATTATTTGCTCAAGTGGAGGAGTGTTTAACGCTAGACATATCATTAAGTCACCAAGTATTTTTCAACGCATTATTTGCTATTCTCGATACTCTAGAAAGAAACGACATACGTGGTGACTTAATAAAAGATTTAGAAAAGTTAGAACAAAACCTTGTCGTTTGGTCTAAATCTCCAGACATTGATAACAGTGCATTACAAGATACCTTAAGAGAAACCGTTGCATTGTTAAGTCAATTAAAGTCTCCTTCACCGCAGTGGTTGCAGCTTAAAGATGATAAATTTCTTGCTACACTCAAACAGCGTTTTGCTATGCAAGGAGGCAGCTCTAGCTTTGATTTACCACAACTTCGATTTTGGTTAGTTCAACCAGAGCAACAAACGCGTGAGCAACAGTCAGTGTGGCTCTCATTGCTTGAGAACATGTATCAAGCGCTTGCTTTAATTCTCAAGTTTATCCGCCAACGTGGATCTTATGAACAAATAAATACCAATAATGGTTTTTATCAAGAAAGTGGTGACGGGTTATTGCTGTTAAGGATGAAAGTACCTGAAGGCGCGGAGTACTATCCAACAGTTAGTGGTAACCGTATTCGGTATTCCATTCGATTTATGTGTCCATGTGAACAAACTGGTCGTAAGTACTGTGATTTAGCGATACCCTTTGAGTTAGCCCGCTGCTAA